A section of the Vigna radiata var. radiata cultivar VC1973A unplaced genomic scaffold, Vradiata_ver6 scaffold_183, whole genome shotgun sequence genome encodes:
- the LOC106778894 gene encoding probable WRKY transcription factor 53: MDNMGDPNTIIQELLQGLELARQLQLHLHTPSSSHETRDLLIHNIISIFEKALQMVNWKAPVPAGESSQLPLPPAIRMSDSPISSSPQSEDSERDLKDQDHNAFKKRNTLPRWTKKIRVTPGMGVEGPLDDGHSWRKYGQKDILGAMYPRGYYRCTHRTVQGCMATKQVQRSDEDPTIFEINYRGNHTCTVAHSAATSSIIPLENQEPNQQQNILQSLEQQPNDLLLSLREGLRVQTQNLDSTDPSFSPFRFPLSTNIKNEGQVFPPHVLENFSSPYISPATSGITHFSVSPTGVNNFGGNQNLATFESHINDIIPAVTSAPNSEAVALEFPFDPFGFDGQNLRFGNP, translated from the exons ATGGACAACATGGGAGACCCAAACACCATCATACAAGAGCTGCTACAAGGTTTGGAGTTGGCAAGGCAGCTCCAACTGCATCTCCACACGCCCTCTTCGTCCCACGAAACCCGTGACCTCCTCATCCACAACATCATATCCATCTTTGAAAAGGCACTTCAAATGGTAAATTGGAAAGCTCCGGTGCCTGCCGGTGAGTCATCACAACTGCCTCTGCCACCCGCAATCCGAATGTCAGACTCACCTATCAGCAGCAGTCCCCAAAGTGAAGACTCCGAGAGAGATTTGAAGGACCAAGACCACAATGCTTTCAAGAAAAG AAACACTTTGCCCAGATGGACTAAAAAGATTCGGGTTACACCGGGAATGGGGGTGGAAGGGCCTCTTGATGATGGACATAGTTGGAGAAAATATGGTCAGAAAGACATCCTTGGAGCCATGTACCCCAG GGGCTATTACAGATGTACCCACAGAACTGTGCAAGGTTGCATGGCAACAAAGCAAGTGCAAAGATCTGACGAGGACCCTACAATTTTTGAAATCAATTACCGAGGAAATCACACATGCACGGTGGCCCACAGCGCGGCTACTTCTTCAATAATTCCACTAGAAAACCAAGAACCAAATCAGCAGCAGAATATCTTGCAGAGCCTTGAGCAGCAACCAAATGATTTACTTTTGAGTCTCCGAGAAGGGTTAAGAGTCCAAACACAAAACCTTGATTCCACTGACCCATCATTTTCTCCATTCCGTTTCCCTTTATCAACAAACATCAAAAATGAAGGTCAGGTTTTCCCTCCCCATGTGCTTGAAAATTTCAGTTCTCCTTATATATCACCTGCTACATCCGGAATCACCCACTTTTCGGTGTCTCCAACTGGGGTGAACAATTTTGGAGGGAACCAAAATTTGGCAACTTTTGAGTCTCATATCAATGACATCATCCCAGCTGTTACTTCTGCTCCAAATTCAGAAGCTGTTGCTTTAGAGTTTCCTTTCGACCCGTTTGGATTTGATGGTCAGAACCTTAGATTCGGTAACCCATGA
- the LOC106778884 gene encoding transcription factor MUTE, which translates to MDDNLCDIFDDKEFGSDHFGGDDLFAILESLESDFTHFPPINEEAVAVSKDNEDVSRLVSQKSTSSSAPQDYSETEFETSSKTKRQKLTPTTPEEANPDGQQRMSHITVERNRRKQMNEHLSVLRSLMPCFYVKRGDQASIIGGVVDYINELQQVLQALEAKKQRKVYSEVLSPRLVSSPRPSPLSPRKPPLSPRLNLPISPRTPQPGSPYRPRLQQGYNNMISPTISNSLDPSPTSSANSSINDNINELVANSKSATADVEVKFSGPHVLLKTVSQRIPGQALKIITALEDLALEILHVNINCAADDTMLNSFTIKIGIECQLSAEELAQQIQQTFC; encoded by the exons TTTCGACGACAAAGAGTTTGGGAGCGACCACTTTGGTGGGGACGATCTCTTCGCCATTTTGGAGAGCCTAGAATCGGACTTCACCCATTTCCCTCCCATTAACGAAGAAGCTGTTGCTGTCTCCAAAGACAACGAGGATGTCTCAAGATTGGTTTCTCAAAAGTCTACCTCGTCAAGTGCTCCACAAGATTATTCCGAAACTGAGTTTGAAACCTCATCAAAAACCAAGAGACAGAAGCTTACTCCTACCACGCCAGAGGAAGCAAACCCAGATGGACAACAAAGGATGTCTCACATCACCGTTGAACGCAACCGGAGAAAGCAAATGAATGAACACTTGTCCGTGTTGAGGTCGCTTATGCCTTGCTTTTATGTCAAACGG GGAGATCAAGCATCCATAATTGGAGGCGTGGTTGATTACATCAACGAGTTGCAGCAAGTGCTCCAAGCCCTGGAGGCCAAGAAACAAAGGAAAGTTTACAGTGAAGTGCTAAGCCCTAGGCTTGTTTCAAGTCCAAGGCCCTCACCTCTGAGTCCTCGGAAACCACCTCTGAGCCCGAGACTAAACTTGCCCATTAGCCCAAGAACTCCACAACCAGGAAGTCCTTACAGGCCAAGGTTGCAACAAGGCTACAACAACATGATTTCACCAACCATTTCCAACTCTCTCGACCCTTCTCCCACTTCTTCTGCTAATTCCTCCATCAACGACAACATCAACGAGCTTGTTGCGAATTCCAAATCCGCCACTGCTGATGTGGAGGTCAAGTTTTCAGGGCCCCACGTTCTTCTCAAAACGGTGTCTCAACGGATTCCCGGACAGGCTCTGAAGATAATCACAGCACTGGAAGATCTCGCGCTAGAAATCCTCCATGTCAACATTAACTGTGCTGCTGATGATACCATGCTAAACTCATTCACTATCAAG ATTGGAATTGAATGTCAACTGAGTGCAGAAGAATTGGCTCAACAAATCCAGCAAACATTCTGCTAA